The genomic segment ttgttattgtgtcttgttttttgtacataaaaatgaaaatacatttaGTGTTTATTGAAAGCACAGCCTTGGCATAGTTGCACATTAAAATTGTGTCTCCTTCCAGACGGTGAACTTCGACCTAACCAGGAACTACCTGGACCTGGTGGTGACCTACACTACGCTAATGATCATACTATCTCGCATTGAGGAGAGGAAAGCCATTATAGGACTTTACAACTATGCCCATGAGATGACACATGGAGCCAGGTGACTGAAATACACTCGAGAcgcgtttttaaaaaaaaaaaaatcaggacacGTCTGGGTGCTGATTCATGCTGTGCACATTGTAGTGACCGGGAGTACCCCAGGTTGGGCCAGATGATCGTTGACTATGAAAACCCAATGAAGAAGATGATGGAGGAGTTTGTTCCACATGGAAAAGTAGAGGAGCCAATTAATTTAACGTTAACGCactgctttattttctgttgaATGGAGCTGCTCATCGCTCTCCTCTCGTCTGTCTGCtcttccagtccctgtcggatGCATTGGTCAGCATGCAGATGGTCTATCCCAGGAGGAATCTCTCCGCTGACCAGTGGAGGAAtgctcagctcctctctctcatctcaGCCCCCTCCACCATGCTCAATCCTGCACAGTCAGACACTGTGAGTATAAGGACGGCCACACAGACATGTTTGAGAACGTGCATGTTCAGGCTGGTTCTCACTTCTCATGTGTCTTCAGATGCCTTGTGAATATCTGTCACTGGACACAATGGAGAAGTGGATTGTTTGTAAGTACTCATCACAACTGTCACTTGGTTCCCAGTTGCTCACATCTTCAGTCACTATTATTCATTTATCCCACTGCTTCTCGCTCCAGTTGGATTCATCCTGTGTCACGCGGTGCTGAACAGCGATGCAGCGGCGCTGTCTTTGTGGAAACTGGCTCTGCAGAGCTCCACTTGCCTCTGTCTGTTCAGGGACGAAGTTTTCCACATccacaaagcagcagaggacctgtttgtgaacatcagagGGTAAGATCGTCTGCGAATCACTATTATTTCAGAGCAGACATTATCAAACATAAGTATAATACAATCCTTATCCTCCTGTTTTTACAGGTACAACAAACGCATCAATGATATCAGAGAGTGCAAAGAACAGGCCTTGTCTCATGCGTATGTACATGTTCTTGTTACTAATCCCTTCTTCATCttccaactttttttttttatttgactgcCCCCATTTTTTAACCATCATTTTAACTTTGCTTCTACTCCTTGTCTCTCTCTGggagcctcacacacatacatcacCTTCTCTTTATCTCTTATTTagctatttcctgttttatcctTCATCCTTTACCGCCCCCCTTTGTCTCATGTCTGCTTTTATCCTCATTATTTATTCTGTCTTCCCTTTTATCTTCTTTCTCATTCTTCTGCCATCACTGCTGTCTGCTCACTGTTTTTGTCCTCTTGTGAGATTGTCCTAAAAGTGTCAAAATATAGTTTTCGCCATGATGCATGTGTGCTTTGATGCTCTGATCCGActttctccatctgtctgtaaATCTGCAGAGGCTCCATGCACAGAGAGAGACGCAAGTTCCTCAGATCAGCTCTGAAGGAGTTGGCTACTGTTTTAGCTGATCAGCCTGGACTACTAGGCCCTAAGGTAATAAAGAAAATATCACCTTCAACGCTGAAACAAAAGATTAACTTTGCGTTAGAATCCTTTTTAGAGAaactaaatgttaaaatatgttaGGCAAACTTAAAGTTAGAATAATGCCAGATGGTAAAATATTGGAAAATTATCTTCTGGCATTTCCTTTCTATGTCGTGACATCATTcgttctgtttgtgtctctatCTGTCCTGTTAGGCCTTATTTGTCTTCATGGCGTTGTCATTTGCCCGTGATGAGATCATCTGGTTACTACGCCATGCAGACAACATccagaagaaaaacacagatgactTCATAGACAAGTATGCTGGACAAAATCCATCATCTATATTTATAGCTCTAACAGCTAATTcattaattttgttttgtaatgatctgtttgtttgtgttttgttctgcaGACACATAGCCGAGTTGATCTTCTACATGGAGGAGCTCAGAGCTCATGTCAGGAAGTATGGTCCTGTCATGCAGCGATACTACGTTCAGTACTTGTCTGGTTTTGATGCTGTGGTGCTGAATGAGCTGGTGCAGGTGCGAACATGCATGTAAATCTGGTCCCAAATACAGTTCAACTGCAATATGTATGTCTGCGTTTTAAAGATCTGTAGCTATACATTACTGACAGCAGGAAAAAAACTGATTTGGAACACGTAGCAAGTCTGCCCTGATGCTGTGTCGTGACATTTCCTAGCTGTAATCTGAATCTAGGCTTCGAGTGTGGACAGTTTTCCCACTGCACTTTGTAATGAGTGCTCTGTTCTGTCTTCagaacctgtctgtgtgtccagagGATGAATCTATAATCATGTCTTCGTTCGTCAACACCATGACCTCTCTGAGTGTCAAACAAGGTAAACCATCACTTCAAGAGCTTAAAGCCAATTAGTGGTTTCTGCTTGTCCTTAGGCTAGTCGGTTTAAATTACTGTTTCACTTACATTCAGTTATGAAGCAGGAGTATGAAAAGAAACCGGTACAAACACTTAAAACTAATGAGTGGAGCTAATGATTCAGTTCAGCAGCCATGTACAGCATTAACTGTTTAGGAGCTTGTGCAGTGTTCAGTAGAATCAATTTTATTACACTCTGATTGCAACTGTTCTTTTGGTTCCAGTGGAGGATGGTGAGGTATTTGACTTCAGGGGTATGAGACTGGACTGGTTCCGATTGCAGGTAATCGCATATTGTTTGTCCTGTTACTGATAGTATAATTGACTCTTGTCTTCCGCTCGTTTGTCGTCTTCATGTTCAacctctttgtcctcctctgtgtaGGCCTACACCAGCGTCTCTAAAGCCAGTCTTGGTATTGCTGATCACAAAGAGCTTGGTAAAATGATGAATACCATCATCTTCCACACGAAGATGGTGGATTCTCTGGTGGACATGCTGGTGGAAACGTCTGACCTGTCCATCTTCTGGTAAGGCACAGTTAAGATGAACGCTCACGTGTGCATGCAAGTAGAAGCTTGTAGGATCAACCAAGACATCAAtacgttttgtgtttttgtgtgaagcTTCTATAGTCGCGCATTTGAAAAGATGTTCCAGCAGTGCCTGGAGCTTCCCTCCCAGAGCCGACATTCCAtctgctttcctctgctctgcacACACTTCATGTCCTGCACCCATGAGCTCTGCCCTGAGGAGGTAAAGCCACAGTTACAGTCTCCCTCTCTCATTAATATGAAGTAAGAGACAACAAGAATTACATTTTACTTAGAAATCACAGGCCAAAGCATCTTAAAAGTGTAGAAAACAATAGTTGCTCTATGGTGATTGCagttaaattataaaaataattaaaatttccCTGTGTCTCCTCTGTCCACTCCAGCGTCACCACATAGGCGATAGAAGCTTGTCATTGTGCAATATGTTTCTGGACGAGATGGCCAAACAGGCCCGAAACCTAATCACTGACATCTGCACTGAGCAATGTACACTTAGTGACCAGGTAAGATCCTGTACACAGAGGTAATGGACAGTGTGGACATCTTACATATCATTACACATGCTCACATTAGGTGCTCAAGTTTTCTTAAGATAAAAAAGAAACTTAAACACCTGGGCTCCTATGCAAAGCGTAATAATGCACGTCACATTAGCTTTGCAGGCCTTCGCTGATGCACGTGGTAAAAAGCTTCTTTAAACCAGGCGGTTTAAAAAAAGCTACTTTGCCACGGACATCAGCGAGGCCATGACTAATCAGTTGTCCTCATCTGATTTTCTCTCACCACTGTTGTCCCCCCTTTTCTGTGCACTAGCTGCTTCCTAAGCACTGTGCGAAAACCATCAGCCAAGCTGTAAATAAGAAGAGCAAGAAGGCGACGGGGAAGAAAGGCGAGCCGGAGAGGGAGAAACCCGGAGTGGAGAGCATGAGGAAGAACAGACTGCTGGTCACCAAGTCAGTACAAGAACAGAGGACTTAAGGGTTCTTCTTTGTTGTTCCGAGTCTCTGTTTCTTACAGTAAGTCGTGTTTAATTTTTCACCCAGCCTGGACAAACTCCACACAGCGCTATCTGAACTCTGCTTCTCCATCAACTATGTCCCCAACCTGATGGTGTGGGAGCACACGTTCACACCAAGAGAGTATCTCACCTCCCACCTGGAGATCCGATTTACCAAGTAAGACACTTGTGGTCATAATTAGTTCAGCTGCAGGTAATTCTCAAAGTGCTTAGTTTAGATGCAGCATTTGCTAAACTCTGTAAACTCAGCTGTTGCAGACATGTATAATTCAGTTATTGATTGTCAGCCTTTTTAATGTCTGTTGTAGTTTGTTGGTAATAAAGATGTTGTgtcttgtgtgtctttgtttcctgaTGGTTAAATTTCCACCTCCCTGTGACTTCAGGTCCATCGTGGGCATGACCATGTACAACCAGGCTACTCAGGAGATAGCCAAGCCCAGCGAGCTGCTGACCAGTGTCCGGGCCTACATGACTGTGCTGCAGTCTATAGAGAACTATGTGACCATCGACATCACCCGGGTCTTCAACAacgttctcctgcagcagacgcagcacCTGGACAGTCACGGGGAACCCACCATCACCAGTCTCTACACAAACTGGTTCGTTAGCCTTCAGCACTACATGGAACTATACCTCCAGGTCATATTTAACAGGGCTTCGCAGCTCAAAATCTGTAGGACTGTGGTCCATGCATTTCTTACTTTCACATTAAAAATTCATAAAAGCTTGTGTTTTTCAGATGGAAACAGTATAAATAGTGATAGAGACATGATGTCTGTGCTGTTTAGTAGaagaggtgtttgtgtgtgcaggtacCTGGAGACATTGCTCCGACAGGTCAGTAACGGACACATCGCCTACTTCCCTGCTATGAAGGCCTTTGTCAACCTGCCAACTGAGAATGAACTGACTTTCAATGCTGAGGAGTACTCGGACATCTCTGGTACAGTTACACAAGCAGCATCTAATGCTCTCACTGTGTGCATGTAATGTGGCTAGAATAATAGAATGGAGTATGTATGTGAATGCCTTTTGGTCCCAGATCAAAATCTGTGCAAGAACCATAACAGTGCACTTACACGCTTGCCCGTGTATTGATAGTTTGCTGGTGTTATTTTGCAGAGATGCGTTCCCTCTCGGAGCTGCTGGGGCCATACGGGATGAAGTTCCTCAGCGAGAGCCTTATGTGGCACATCTCATCGCAGGTCGCTGAGCTGAAGGTACGCAAACGGAGGCACGTCTCACTTTTCCATGTgacaatgattttttttttaatgccaaATGTTTGTTCACGTGTAGAAACTGGTGGTGGAGAACATGGAGGTTTTGACCCAGATGAGGACAAGCTTTGACAAACCAGATCACATGGCAGCGCTCTTCAAGAAACTCAcctgtaattacacacacactgtttctatGCATAGCCTCATCTCTACACCTGCTACACAAAGCCTTTGAGGTGCTAAATGATGTGGACGACGGCTCAtctttttctgctttcacaCTTGGCAGACACTTCTCTCAACTCTGCTGATGTAAGATGACTCTTGAATGTACATGGACATTGGTTGTTAAAGTTTTCGATGTGTGTCTAGCTGTGGACAGTGTGTTGAAGCGAATGACCATCATTGGCGTGATCCTGTCCTTCCGCTCCCTCGCTCAAGAAGCCCTCCGAGATGTAAGACTGACTGGaatagaaacaggaaacagattcATCTGCTTCTGAAGTGTCATCATGGAGGATTTCTCACAGTTTGGTCattatcttcatcatcatttctCTTCAGGTGTTATCCTGTCACATTCCTTTCCTGGTCAGTTCTGTGGAGGATTTCAAAGACCACATTCCTCGAGAAACAGACATGAAGGTAGAACCTGATCACAGACACGAGTTAAATAGGGTCTTTTTGTCTGATCCTACATTCTTCTGTTTTTCCAGGTGGCCATGAACGTTTACGAACTGTCATCAGCTGCAGGTTTACCATGCGAGATCGACCCGGCTCTGGTTGTGGCTCTGTCCTCACAAAAAAGCGGTGAGACACAAACCCAGTCGTTCATCAATGCAAACTGACTTTAGCCTCCCCACATTCCGTCTCCTAACGACaaccagcatgtgtgtgtgcagagaacATCAGTCCAGAGGAGGAGTACAAGATCGCCTGTCTGCTGATGGTGTTCGTGGCCGTTTCACTGCCAACGTTGGCCAGTAATGTGATGTCCCAGTACAGCCCTGCTATTGAAGGTAGGACATAATGTTTAACCCACcgctgacgctgcctctgtggGATTAAAAGGCTCAGCAATGTCCTCATAGACACGATGGTACCTTTTCTAGAGGCCAGCGACTCAGCCTTGATGTTGTAAACCCACTGTGAAAGATGGAATGATAACTCAATCCAAAGGGAGATTTGAAACTATAAAACAATTAAGTTGTGCATGTACGTTTGCATTCACACAGAAGGATACGAGGCCACGTTGTCATTGAACCAGTTCAGAACCCTAGAGCAGCTTAGAGTAAAACACTCCACATAGTGAGAAACATAATTTACTGCTTCAGCAGCATCAGACCCTTCTGCATCTAAATGAGATCGCCCTCCTGCCCTTCGATTGATTAACTTGCGTGAGCACGAGCCAGATCATTGTCTTTGTTAAGCCTCCTGTTTGTATCAGGAAAGTGTAAAAACAGTTTTGCTTGTTGGTGTGAGCGCTTTAACCTTTTTTCAGCACAAAAATTTATCCCCTTAATAAACCTGACTTATGGAGAGACATGTTGTTGTAGTAGGTATCAAAGAGACTTGTCACTCAGATGAATTATCAAGACACAGCTTCTTAACAACCTTGAAATGAAAGGTGCCGTTGTTGATAAGGGACGTTTGAAAAGGATAATGACTTGTAATGGGCTTCAGCGCTGTTAGTATGCAGACGGCATATAGACTAGCAATTGGCTTTGCAGCTGCACGTCTCAGCACGCGGCTCCAGCGCTGTCACGCTAAGCGTTTTGGGCAACCAGCAATTATAGGCACGTTTGATATTCACATATTTAATTTTCATCtgtctggaaaaacaaatgGGGGAAATCGTGTTTCTGTCAATTCAGTGAACGTTTAATTTCTGTATAAATGAGGAtttgtttgaaaatgtttaaaaagccATAGAGTCATAAATGAaactgcacctacagtatgtgacatcaCATGCAGGTGGCGTCCTCCTGCTCTCACtaacagtttgtgtttgctgccccctgcaggccaCTGTAACAACATCCACTGCCTGGCTAAAGCCATCAACCAGATTGCAGCTGCTCTCTTCACCATCCACAAGGGAAGCATAGAGGACCGTCTGAAAGAGTTCCTGGCTGTAAGAAGCACACGCTTTTATTTGCTCTATTTGAACATTACAAGACGCGAGACAAGAGACCTTTTCTAAACCTAATGGTGTAGAGTGATGCAACATAGATTTTTGTTGCTTTACCTGCGTTTGAGGAGATGTGATGTTTATTAATCTCCTCACTCAGGTGAACTGGAGGCACTGAAGAGTTTAGTGCCTTCCCATTTAATAAAGAGGACAAATGCTGCAGTAATGAATTTCTTCTCTGGACCCAGATGCTGTGCATGATCGCGTCTCGGCCCTTTTATTACATTTCAACGAATGTAATTGATGCAAACAAAGACTGAATTGTAATTTGCTCTGCacaattgtgtttttcttttaatctgtttGGGGATCtacactacagtatgttctaTTACTCCGCATGCCTAAATCACCGTAGATTTGAGTACTGCTTCAAACACAACTCCTGCTGGACTGACCAGATCACAGTATATTTAATGTTCCCAGTGGTACCTGGGAGGTCAGCGGTCGCTGCTTGGACCTGTCCTaatgcttgctttgtgtgtctgtgtagctgGCCTCGTCCAGCCTGCTGAAGATCGGCCAGGAGACCGATAAGATGACCACACGCAACAGGGAATCTGTCTATTTGCTGCTGGACATGGTGAGAGGAAAACACGTACACTTTGATTGCAGCACGTCTCGGCTGTGAAGTATTTAGTTTTGTGACTTTTGGACTGTGCCGTCGTTTCAGATCGTGCAGGAGTCGCCCTTCCTCACCATGGACCTGCTGGAGTCCTGTTTCCCCTACGTCCTGCTGCGTAACGCCTACCACGCTGTGTATAAACAGAGCATCAGCGCTAACGCATAGACACCGCTATCATCCTGctgtctgtcctgctgcagcagcaaataCACACTAACGACAAACTAAACACACTAAACTATGCGTGCAAAGCCTCAACGTACTATCTCGACAGCGAAAACTGTGCCGGTATGAGCACAAAAGCGTTGACACACAAGACGAAGCATTTAAACACTAAATACAGAACAAATACACTGAGCGCCAAAAGAACTTGCAGAACATCTACAACAATTGCACAAAGATCAGGACAACACTACAATTAGACAGATGCGACACAGATAACACTAGCTGGATCAAGTTGggatcagtgtttttattttaatcattgtACTTTTTCCATGATGTTGCCAGGGACCATAACCATAGCAACGCATAATAAACCAGACGTTTGGTTGGTATAGAagaacaaaatataaatatatagtatatatatagttGAACCTGAAatattctttttgttttctttttgatgaGCTTTGAGGTCTGGAGCGGCCAGCTGACAGCTTGTACGTGGTGGCGGTTTGGATGCTTGTTTTTGGGAATGCAAATGGTTCTGACGTATTGTGGgttttcttcttttgcttttCTGAAGGGCGGCGGCTGAGGACTCATACTAAGACGTGTTGCTTGTTAATGTTTACACATATTTACATACACAGGAGCTGATGTAAAACAACATACACACTAATCTTCCAGCATTTCATAGTGAACACACAAACTTGTGTAACATGgtgatattttctttttttttctagctaGTTGTAACATGAACTTTTTGTGGGTGAAGACATAATATCTGTATTCTACTTTGATGTGAACTGAACTCgtctgtttttaatgtttttgttatttttatgacgacaatgatgatgatgatgacgacaatTTGCCAAATGTGCTGACACTAAACATTGTGTATCAGGGCTTGGACGTGGTGGCGTGTTTGGGTCTTAATGGGTGAAATAACAGATGAACCTGCTCGGTGGCAACAAGCCGCAGTAAAGACACACCCGCAGTGCATCTGCAACAAATTCCCCCACTGCTGTTTTTTACCCTCCTCAATAAGACAAACTCCAGTAGGTGTGACGTAGTGAAGCCAGTACTGAATAGGATTGAAGTCTTAAGGAATCCCGTCTTCTAAACTTCCACTTTCCTTTTATTGGGGAAAGTTTTCCTTGTTCTCACATTTTTACACCGTGGTCGTTCTCCCGTAGCAGCTGTGTAACTGTGCCTTGCTTAAaggcacatcagcagcagctgttgagtGTGCATCTGCACTTTGTAGATGGACCAGCAAGGTAGAGATAGACTCTAGTGGAAGCGGTTCTACTGCAAATCCTCCTCAGCATCTGGTGAAGAGACAGAAACCTGCAATAAGACGGTGGATTTGTAAACAGCAGTTCAAGGGTCAAACTTTAGTGACGTTTCTATGTGAGCAGTTCCATTTATGTTGGTTGTCTGGGACCTTTTAGGGCAGATGACAGCTTTTACTAAGTGCAGTCTGATTCATTTTAGTTCTTAATCGAGGCTTGGCAAGGGCTacatggcacacacacacacacacacacacacacacacacacacacagacaaatgctCCTTTCATGCCAGCCCTCTGCTAATGTGTGCGTCCAGGCTCTGTCTGAGGCTCGTACTGCATCCTACTCAGTGCTGTAAGTACCATTTATAGCATGTAGCAGGAACACACTGAGGTCTAGTAAAGGAAGCGGGTTCTACTCGGTTTCTAGTGGTAGCGTGCGTTACAGGCCCGAGGACAGATCTGTGGACACATTCTGCCATTTGATGTGGAATGGTTGCTGTTCCTTTctaatttcttctttttatgTCTCTGATTCCACCGTGTAacttaaatgattaaatgaattaaaataaactTTAGGGCTGTGTCAGACCTAAGCTGTAAGTGTGTGATGCGAGTTGGTGCAAACTCCCAGCGATGAGGTGAAAAGGTGAAGCAAGGTAAGTGATCAAGTGTTGTGTTGGTGTCTCTTAActaatttagttttaattaagtaaaaaaatatattttaaactaTTAATGGTATCTGCAGCTATTGGCTGTGTTTTAAAGCCTACATTTTATCTGCAAACGTTCCATATTCTCCTGTAGTTACTGATGTTGGTTATAGAATAAACGCTACAGGAGGAAAACCTTTTCAATGGAGTTGATCGATAAAGTCAAGATGTAAAGTAACTCAGTTGTAGgtaaatgttgagataaatgTGCTTCCCAAACATTAAACCTATGTCACAGTTGAAGTCTGGACACCTGCAGAATAAACAGCAGTTACTTACGAACGGCACCAGGTGGCGCCAGAAGAACCTTGATTCAGTCAAACTTTAACATTCCAACCAGGGGTCAAATCCAGCGGACAACTTGCTGCATGTCTGTTATAAACGCAAACTTGTTTTATTACTTGCTTCACCTCCATGCCGGCTTCAGTCTATTGTGCATGTCATGCGTCTGAGATCATCAGATCATACACAGACAAGCATAAACTGTTTAAAGTTAAATAATTCagagtttgtttatttttgattGTCGTTtacttgaaaataaaaaaaaagctgggCGACATGATATGAATGTTATTTTAAAGGAATATTATTTATTTCCCcaatttatttttcagaaaCTTGCATCAGAAAATGTAATAATCAGTAAAAGTATTCGAATCCTCCAATAAGAGTTGGACTGAAGCACTGGTTTTAGGATTATTGCTGACCTTTCTCAATACTAACTCGTTTCCAGGTCCATGTCACGTTCTACTCTAATTCTAATATTCGTTTGTGTCTATGGCACTGAGATGATGGGGGACTTCTAGTCTGTCCTGAGTGTTGGCTGCTCCAGAATCCGAGCGGAGCTGGCTTCTGTCTGTGCTGAGACGTCACTGGGTCAGTGGTCCTGGCGGTTGgcgtcgtcctcgtcctcctcaggTACAGAACTCTCCAGTTTACCTGCACCAACATACAAATGGAACAAATGAACCCTGAAATACTGTGGCTGCTTTCTTCCAACGCTGTTACACTGAAATAAAGTGCTGCTTTCGTTTCGGCTGTAAAGCTGGAGACGGTCGGTCCGCTGGCAGAACGGACAGAACCATTAAAACTGCTTAATGCACAGAAACCTGCTGCCTGCTTGTGTGTGACGGCACCGCAACGCTGATTTATCAGCTCAGTACTGATCTGTGTCATCACAGAGTGAAGCTGAGTCTTAAACCGATGAGCGTCACAACCAGGCCCATCCACCACGAGGCCACCTTCAGAAGCCGCCTGCCAGAATCCAGACCCAGGTCACCAGACGCTGCTCGGATATTAGTCTGTGACGTTACAACAGGAGGAAGTGACTCATCGCTCATAAAACCTGCTCTGTGACACTTTGTCGCCCCACAGATGTTtgtgctaaaaaaaacaaacaatggagAATAATCAGACTCTAAGTGTTTCACTGTCATTTTATTCACAGCCATTTCTAAACAAACAACCGTCGACATCGAGCTTTAGATCCAGTACATGTAACTTAAATCATGGTGTGCATGGAGAGACAGATTTGTGTGAAGCAGTGAGCGAGAGTGATCAGATGAAGAGAACGAGCTcagagatggagaagcagcCGCGGCGGCTATCGTGAGACCGAGTCGGGACTGGacgcttcctgtttgtggtcacatgacaaatctgaggagggaggagaagcagcaggaagatgatggagaagcagaggccatgcagagacacagcaggaggagaaacaagAGACACGAGTTAGAGCTGTTGgttaatatgcaaatgagctgaTTTTACTAAAACTAATAATACTTTAAAACTTTGATCGTCTTTGTTCATTAAATCTTCCAGCTTATAAGTAGTTGAAGTCTTTAGTGCCTGGTGTGTTCGTCTAAAACGGCATTTACCCCCTGTACTGCTGCTCTCTGCCACTCCTCTCTCCTGATTGGCTATCTGCAGACCCGCCTCGTTCCCATTGGTTTCTTCCGGCCCGTTGTGATTGGCCCACAGTTCATAAAGCTGTGCTGtgattgggctcatcagaccaTGTGTGTCACAGAGCCCCGCCTCCAGCAGATGCTGCTCCGCCCCCTGCTGAAGCTCTGAGGAGAGGAGATCACCCCAGACAACCGGCGCCACACTTTCAGGTATTTTCTCAATTAGCACACGACAGAGGAGACATTTGCATGAAAgagaatcaaataaataaaactactaGCAGGTCAAACAAAGCAATGTGTCATTTGGTCCCAGAGGAAAAGAATCAGAATCCATACTAATTACTATAATTTGACTCTATAACTTATTTCTGGGCTCCGGTTTCTGTTGCACTAGGTTGTGTCAGCAGCTGCCGCGTTACAGTTTAGCTACTTATTTAAGGTACCTGCTTATTTTACAGTGTTAATTACTGTAGGAAGATtttaataaaatcaataataatattactaataCTTGCTGATGCATCTTTGCATATTAATCTCATTTTAACGGAAGAAAATCATCACATTTTGGTCCAAAGTCAATTTTTAGCTCAGGAgtaattcacacacacacacacacacacacacacacacacacacacacacacacacacacacacacacacacacacacacacacagccttgcggtgctataagagtggggccccaccattgacaGACTGCCTCCCTCGCCCCTCACTCTAACCACCACAAATAAAGGCACACATCTAACctctgctctaatctgaaccaaaactcaattctaaactaaaatcacatcttagtCCACACACAGGCCTTCAAAGACGTGAGGATCGGACAAAATGTTCTCACTATGGTAGGAAATATGTTTTTGGCTCCTACTTTGATGCtggtacaagtacacacacacacacacacacacacacacacactcgggaTCAATAACAGAAAAGCTTTTACTGCGTTGCCTTCCCGGCACCGGACGAAGCTGCTctctacacacgcacacacacgcgcacacacacgcgcacacacacacacacacacacacacacacacacacacacacacacacacacacacacacacactgtactgctCCTTCAGGCTGGAACGGTTCTCCCGGCCTCTGAACTGTTGTAAACGCAGCCCGTGCTGCTTTGTCTGCACATCTTTACGTGCAGGAAGCTCCTTTAACTGCGTTCTGAATTATTCACACGATACGTCCTGCAGCGATAGGAGCCATCAGGCAGGTGCTTCTGGCCGCGTGGAGTCTTCATCCGTCTCCATACATTTTCATTAAGTGGTGCTGGAGTCAGAGGCGTTGCGTGTTTTTGACTGTGCCAGCTGTTAGTGTGTGTCCACATATTGTCATTTACATGCTCTAAACAGTATGAGCTCAACTCATTATTAGAGGACGGGTCATCAGCTCACTTAGCGAGGGTTTAGAGG from the Betta splendens chromosome 15, fBetSpl5.4, whole genome shotgun sequence genome contains:
- the nckap1 gene encoding nck-associated protein 1 isoform X2 — protein: MSRGVIQPSQQKLAEKLTILNDRGIGMLTRVYNIKKQGQVWKACGDPKAKPSYLVDKNLESAVKFIVRKFPAVETRNNNLAQLQKEKSEILKNLALYYFTFVDVMEFKDHVCELLNTIDACQVFFDITVNFDLTRNYLDLVVTYTTLMIILSRIEERKAIIGLYNYAHEMTHGASDREYPRLGQMIVDYENPMKKMMEEFVPHGKSLSDALVSMQMVYPRRNLSADQWRNAQLLSLISAPSTMLNPAQSDTMPCEYLSLDTMEKWIVFGFILCHAVLNSDAAALSLWKLALQSSTCLCLFRDEVFHIHKAAEDLFVNIRGYNKRINDIRECKEQALSHAGSMHRERRKFLRSALKELATVLADQPGLLGPKALFVFMALSFARDEIIWLLRHADNIQKKNTDDFIDKHIAELIFYMEELRAHVRKYGPVMQRYYVQYLSGFDAVVLNELVQNLSVCPEDESIIMSSFVNTMTSLSVKQVEDGEVFDFRGMRLDWFRLQAYTSVSKASLGIADHKELGKMMNTIIFHTKMVDSLVDMLVETSDLSIFCFYSRAFEKMFQQCLELPSQSRHSICFPLLCTHFMSCTHELCPEERHHIGDRSLSLCNMFLDEMAKQARNLITDICTEQCTLSDQLLPKHCAKTISQAVNKKSKKATGKKGEPEREKPGVESMRKNRLLVTNLDKLHTALSELCFSINYVPNLMVWEHTFTPREYLTSHLEIRFTKSIVGMTMYNQATQEIAKPSELLTSVRAYMTVLQSIENYVTIDITRVFNNVLLQQTQHLDSHGEPTITSLYTNWYLETLLRQVSNGHIAYFPAMKAFVNLPTENELTFNAEEYSDISEMRSLSELLGPYGMKFLSESLMWHISSQVAELKKLVVENMEVLTQMRTSFDKPDHMAALFKKLTSVDSVLKRMTIIGVILSFRSLAQEALRDVLSCHIPFLVSSVEDFKDHIPRETDMKVAMNVYELSSAAGLPCEIDPALVVALSSQKSENISPEEEYKIACLLMVFVAVSLPTLASNVMSQYSPAIEGHCNNIHCLAKAINQIAAALFTIHKGSIEDRLKEFLALASSSLLKIGQETDKMTTRNRESVYLLLDMIVQESPFLTMDLLESCFPYVLLRNAYHAVYKQSISANA